GATCATTCAGTTTCAGCACCGGATAACCATCGGTGGTTTCTTCCAGGAAGCCTTGATGCAACAGCGATCGGGCTAAATTTCGCCATTCGTCTTTGCTGTGATCTTTGCCAATGCCGTAGGTCGTGAGCTTGTCGTGGTGATTGAGTAAGATGCGCTTTTCTTTGGAACCGCGCAGGACATCGATCGTATAACCCGCACCGTAGGACTGATCCCTTTGGGCAAAGCGGCCAATGCAGGAGAGAAACTTTTGAGCTTCGACCGTCCAGTTCTCAACCGGTTTGGGGTAGCGACAGTTGTCACAACCATCGCAGTTACCCGGGAAGCTCTCGCCAAAGTAACCCAGTTGAATAATCCGCCGACATTCCGTTGCTTCGGCATAGTTGATGACGCGCCGGAGTTGTTGGTTGGCGATGCGCTGTTCTTCTTCGAGGGGTGCCCCCGTCGTCGGATCGACCTTGGTGCCGATGAGGAACTCGATCGTTTTAATATCCCCAGCACTGTAGTACAGCGTGCAGATCGCCGCTTCACTGTCCCGTCCGGCCCGCCCGGATTCTTGATAGTAGCCTTCAATATTGCGCGGTAGATCGTGGTGAATCACAAACCGCACATCGGGTTTATTAATCCCCATCCCAAAGGCGACCGTGGCCACGATCACCTGGACATCATCTCGGATAAAGCGGGATTGGTTCTCCGCGCGATCTTCGGTGCTCATGCCCGCATGGTAGGGCACGGCCCGAATTCCATCGAGTTGCAGTTTGCTGGCGGTTTCTTCGACTTTTTTGCGGCTGAGGCAGTAGATAATGCCTGAGCCTTGGGATTCGCGAATTTGCTCGACGATTTCGCGGTAGGAGTTACGGTTCTTTGGGCGGACTTCGTAGTAGAGATTTGGCCGGTTGAAGCTGCCGATATGGACAAAGGGTTCTTTGAGCTGGAGCTGCCGCATGATGTCTTCCCGCACCCGCTCAGTCGCCGTGGCCGTCAGGGCAATCACAGGCACATCCGGATACTGCTGCCGCAGGTGGGAGAGCTGGCGATATTCCGGGCGAAAGTCATGCCCCCATTCGGAAACGCAATGGGCCTCATCGACGGCAAAGGCGGAAATTCCCACAGATTCCTTGACCTGGGGCAAAAACGAAAATAAGGATTCGTCACTGAGTAAGCGCTCGGGGGCCATGTACAGCAGTTTGATTTTGCCCGACACCACATCTTGGGTGCGTTCCCTCGCTTGGGCCCCGCTCAGGCTGCTATTGAGGAAGGTGGCGGCGATGCCGTTGTCTTGGAGCAGTTGGACCTGATCCTGCATCAGGGCAATCAGGGGTGAAACGACGATCGTCAGCCCTGGTTTGAGCAATGCTGGGAGCTGAAAACACAGGGATTTACCACCGCCGGTCGGCATCAGCACCAAAACATCTTGGTTTTGCAATGTCGCCTGAATAATTTCTTCTTGCCCCGGTCGGAAGCTGTCGTAGCCGAAATAATGTTTGAGGGATTTCTTGAGCAGGCCGAAGTCATTTTCAACTTGTAGTGGGAAACTCGGAGTCATATGACAGGTGACACGGTGATGGGTGGCGAATCCGGTAAATCCCTGAACTGGCGCGGCTAAGTGACGATATCGCACAGGGCTTGGAAAATCTGCGCTTCCACTATTTCACGCTGCGCCCCAAATGACAAGATATCGCGCTGGTAGAACGAATCAACTACTTAATCATAGCGATTAATCTGCTGGTTTTGGTGCCCCGGGGAGATTCTTCACCTGTTCCTTAAGCAGCTTAATTTGTTCGTCGCGGCTTTGTTTCAGGTCTTCGAGCAGGTCGTTTTGCGCCGCCTGTAAGTCGGTGAGTTTGGATTCCTGCATTTGTTTGAAGCGCTCAAGTTCTTGATGCTGACTGTCCTTGAGTTTTGTAATTTGACCTTCATTCAGATTTTGCAGATCGTCGATTTTCGTCATGAGCTGATTGACGATCGCCGTTTGTTCCGCCGCAAATTTATCTTGGGCATCGATTAAGCGTTGAGCTAATAGGAAGACGGCGATCGCGCTTACGGCAATGATCACGACTACGAGGAAGCCCACGGCTTTTTGCCAGAGCTGGCTGGCGGGTTGGCTGGAAACAGCTGAACTGCGCTGATTATTACTGGCGAAGTCGATCGACTCAGACGGTGACTGGGGTGAATTGGATTGCTCGTTAGTCGATGGCTCGTTAGTCATGGTATGTCTCCTCTACATGCCTTCCAGACGCTTGAGAAAATCAATATTGGGATTTTTGGTCAGACTAATAAAGTGGGATGAATAGCTTAAATTTTGGGCTTCACTGGCTTGCTGGAGGCTTTGGTCAATCTTGCTCACCAGACTGTTGGCCCAGGCTTCGGGATTGGCAAATTTCCGTTTGAGACCCTGCTTGGCGTAAATGGCTTCCACCAAGTCGGCTTTATTAATTAGGAGTTGGACGCTTTTGAGGTTTTCCCCACCGATTTGACTAAAGAGGACTTCGAGAATCGATCGGCTGATGTAGTCCTCATGTTCTGTGATGCGGTTCGCGACCTGTGTCTTATCCATCATCGCAATAATTTTTTCATCCGGCAAAAGGCTACCGTCGATATCGACTCCCCGTGGGGCAATATCCACAAAGAAAATAATCGCATTCACACTCGAGCTGCCGTCGGACTCAGTGAACTCCGATTTGACCATCTCCAGAAAGTTGGACGGCTTTTCGCCGTAATAGTCCGCAACCCGCAGATTAATGCTTTGATCTGCCCCCAGACCGGCCATGATTTTACCTTCGTAGACCTTGGCTTCGGTGGTGGAGGGTTCGAGCCCGAGTTCATCGATCGTCAGCAATTTCTTGATTAATGTGGTCTTGCCACTGCCGCGTAGGCCATAGAGCACAAGGTTGAGGTTGCTGCTGGCGGTACTGGAATTGCTGTTAGTAGTTTCCGTAGGTAAGCCGATCTTTTGAAAGGATTGCTTCAGGGGCGGAAAGAAGACTAATGCAATCAGCAAGGTACAAGCCCCGACGAAAACGGCAATTAAGCTGCTGAGGATAGTCACGCCGGGAAATTTCTGACTGGAAAACGCTAACTCAATCCCAAAAAATACAGTAACTGAAACGATAATGACAAATAGTAATGTTACAAAGGCAACTAGATTCTTAAATACCCAAGTCACCGCTGGGACAATGCCTTTCGTCAGCGGCAGGATTTCCAAGAATTGCTTGATGGCATCGAGGGAGAGGGCCAGAATCATAGTGCGTTAGGATTGCCTGTTGTCTATCATATCCAAGTCTCTGGCAGTGTGCCATTACGCAGAATGGTGCTGACGCCAATTGCGGTCGCTGGTGCCAGTAAAACGCCATTGCGATAATGCCCGGCGGCAATGATGACGTTATCGTAGCCTGGGAGTCGTTCGATCACCGGCGCGGGTCTCCCCTGAGGCCGGGGGCGGATTCCCGACCAGTGCCGGATAGTTTCGGCTGGATCGAGTTCGGGACAGAGGTCGAACGCCCCTTGCATGACGGTGGCAAACATTTCTGGATCAGCTGTGGGAGCTTGGGCTGCGGCAATATCATCATCGCTGGGAAACTCCACCGTTGCACCCACCCAGTATTCCCAGTGTCCATCGACTTGGCCCAGCGGCACGATGTGAATGTCGCGCCCAGTAAAGACGGGTTGAAACTCGGGGATTCCTAGTTGTTGCGGTAACTGGAGCTGTACTGCTTGCCCAAGTACGGGGCGTAGTTCGATCGGTTCATTCAAACTTTGGGTCAAAGGAAAGGCTCCAAGGCCAGCCGCAATGACGAGTTGCTCGCAGTCGATCGGTCCTTGGTTGGTCATCACCTGTGTGACCTGTCCAGAAGTTTGTGTGACTCCAGTGACTTCGACGCTAAATTGAAAGTCTACCCCATGTTGCTGTGCTGCTTTGACGATTCCTTGGGTCAAAATAGCCGGATGAATTTGCCGATCATCGGGTGAGTAAATCCCCGCAACCACTTTATTGAGGCTAAGGTGAGGGGCTTGCTGTTGAAGTTTGGCGCAGTCCCAAATTTCCAGGCGACGGTTTTGCGTTTGGCGAATCGGAATTAGCTTTTCCCAGCCTTCGAGGCGATCGTCCTCAAATTGCAGCATCAGCAAGCCTTGGCGATTGATGGGGATATGTAGTCCGGTGCGGGCGGTAATTTCTGGGATGACCCGATCATACCAATCAACTCCAGCAAACCGCATGCGTAGATTGCGGCCTTTGGTCTTTTTGCTGATGCTGGCCATCAGTAAGCCGAGAGCGGCCCCGGTGCCAGACTGATAGGTAGTTTGGTTGTTGGCGGCGGGTGCGGCTTGGCGATCGACAACCGTAATGTCCAGACCTGGAACTTGAGACAGTTCATAGGCGATCGTTGCGCCGACAATGCCACAACCAACAACTAAAACTTGCATAAACTAACTTGTGGATACAGATATTTTGACGGATCAAGAATTGTGGCGACTGTTCCGTGAAGGTATCAGCCATTGGTTGAATACAGCTGAACCCATAAAAAAGGCGCGATTTGAAAATCGCGCCCAAGGCTTGAATGAATTACTTCGAATCAATTACTGGCGCGGGGCCACGAAGTCCAAAAATCCTTCAATTCCAGCATTCATTGTATTGAATGCTTTTCTTGCGGCTTGACCATTCTTGTCAGCCGCCGCTCGATCGATCAAGTTCAATTGATTGAATACATCGCTGATTTGCGAACGGGCTTCTTTCGACGCATCCGGGCTCAGCTCACGGGCAATCCCCAACATCTTGAATCGCAGTTCACCTAACGGTCCGTGGATAAAGTTCCGCGCAAAAATCCAATCTTCTTGGTCGATCAAATCGCCCAATTCGGTTAACCGACCGCGCATCATATCGATGTCAGTGACGTAACTCTGAATCGATTCAATTTGTTCTGCGGTGTAGCTGGGTGCTTTCTTAGCTTTAGTTCTGGCTTCGGCAGGACTGGCAAAAGCGACAAACAGCGTCATGACGAATGCCATCGCCAGCGCCACAATAGACCGATACTTCGACATAACGTTTTCTAACTCAAAACTCTATAAAATCCGCCAGTCCCAAACAACCGCAGGACGAGGCTTATAAGGGAGTTTATCAGTTTTGAGGGCAGAGTTTTACACGAGTCTGAGTCAGCTTAACAATTGGAAATATTTGGTTTAAACCGATCGTCGCAGAAAAACACTGAGGGCTTCGATTACTTTTTCGTGCCAATCTTCCTGGGGGTAATGGCCCACTTCTTCGAGGGCAATAAATTCGGCACCAGGAAAGGCTTTTGCCGTTGCTTGAGCCTTCGCGACCGGGAGCCAAGGATCGCGATCGCCCCAGGCAAGGAGCAGGGGCTTTCGCCAAGTTTTCAAGCCCTGTTCAATGTCGGCCCCAAGTTGGGGCAATTTCAGGTTGCGGATCATGGCATGCAAAGCCCGTCCCCCGTCCGAGCTATCGAGCCAGGGGTTGCGGTAGACATTCATATCCTTATCTTCAACCCGGTATCCCCCGCCGCCCTCCAGGATTTTGTCTGGGAGTCGAAAGTCTTGTACAAGGGCATCGCCAATGAGTGGAATCCCGAGTTGGCTAATTTTAAATGGGAGTTTGTCTTGGCCGGAAATGGGGGCATTGAGGATGGCCAGTCGCTCAATTCGATCTTTATGTTCCAAGGCGTATTTCAGCCCGAATGCGCCTGAGTATCCCTGGACCACTAACGAAAATTGGTCGAGCTCCAGGGCATCGAGGAATTGGCCGAGTTCTTGAGTCAAGGCTTCTGCGGTGTATGGAAAGTCAAGCCGCTCGGGGATTTGGGAGTTGCCAGTGCCAATCCAGTCCGGTGCAATACTCCGAAAACCGACTTCTGCCATCCCTGGCATGACTTCGCGCCAACTGTAACTCGGGGCAATCAAGCCATGCAGAAATACGATGGGCAGTCGATCGCTATGGCCCTGCGGGTTAGCCTCGCGATAAAACCACTCATATTCGCCTGCTTTGATTATGTCCCGTTTGATCGCCATGGGAATATGCCTATGTCTGTTGTGAATAAGGATGTTTGTGAATGACCATCGAGCTTAGCGGCTGACGTGACCAACTACCAAGCAAAATTCAATAAAGTTGTTGATTAATCGGGGTTGATGCGTTGTGCTTGATTCGGGTGGCGCGCAATGCAGTTACGCTTGTTTAGCGGCTGATCGAGCTAACAGTTGTCCGGCCAGTTTGCTCGCCCCGACCATACCGGCTTGGTTGCCGAGCTGTGCCTTGAGGAGTTTGACGTGATCGCAGGATGTCGGCATCACGCGTGTTTGAATTGTGGCGAGGGTGCTGGGAAAGAAAAATTCACTACCCTCACTGATTCCGCCGCCAATCACGATCGCATCCGGTGTCAGCACATAAATTAGACTGCTCAGACCAGTGCCTAAATCTTCGCCATAGGTATGCCAAAATTCGAGCGCATCAGAATCACCCGCGTGGGCTAAGGCCGCTAAGGCTTTCGGTGATTTCCCCGTTCGTTTTTGGATTGAACCGATCGATAAATGCTGTTCGAGTGAGCCACGATTTCCACTCCGACAGGCTGTGCCTTCGGGGCGTAAGGTAATTAAGCCGAGTTCTCCCGCTGCACCGCTGCGCCCGCGATATAGTGCATCGTTGATAAAAATTGCGCCGCCGACCCCAGTTCCCAAGGTCAGCAGAATCATATTGGGAAATTGCCGTCCGGCCCCTAGCCAGTGTTCACCGAGGCCGGCACAATTCGCATCATTCTCGATGATGGTGGGTAAGCCAAATGCGGTTTCTAGCCAATCGGCCAGCGGGACATCCGCCCATCCTTCCATGTTGATGGCAATGCGGGCGATTCGTCCCGTAGTATCGGCTGGACCAGGCATGCCAACGCCGATCGCTGCCGCCGCTTGTTCCGGATCGAGTTGTGGAATTGCTTGGCGCAATGCGGCAAAGACCGGTTCTGGATAGGATGGCTGCGGCGTATCAATTGTCAGTGTTTGTAGACAATTTCCGGCTAAATCAAATCGACCCAGCTTCAGTGCGGTGCCACCAATATCAAGACCAAGAACTTGTGTCATAGAGAAGATGTAAGCGAATCACCGATCCATCAATCAACTAGCCACTAACTAGCTAACTAACCCCATAAGCCATTAACTTAGCCCGCGAGTAGAGGGGCTTTACGGCGTGTTTCCGAGGAAATGGGGGTGACCGTTGCAAGTTCCGGTTTTTCACTGGGGATTTCTTCCCAGGCTTTGGCCACAACATCACTGAGTAATGTTCGCTGACTGACATCGAGGAGTTGGTCGTCAGCTAAGATTTCAGCTTTCACATCTTCCAGGGTTTGGCCATTGGCCCGAGCGGAAATGACAACAATTTTTAGTGCATCAACTAAAGCGTTCTCATCCACGGACTTACATAGTCCGTCTCCGTCCGAGGAATTCGGCGGGATGGGATAATTCATAAACAAGGATCACACGGGACAGGGATTTAATGGCGCATTAATTGACCATTAAAGTTTGTGAATATAACAATTCACGTGCAGAGTTTAGCCTATTTTGGCCACCTGTCAACTGATTTGACCTCAGTTATTTGGCTGGGGTTCTATCGTCTTTTAGAGATTTATGTTGACATCATCCAAGAAAGCGGTGATTTAACGGTTCAACAAGTTAATGAGCGGCAAAAATTACTAACTTGTTGACTGATGGGGCTCATACAGTACGCAACTATTACCATTACGCAATCGTTATGGTCGTCACTAGAACTGCAACAGCGTTGCTCAGGCAACTGCATTAAAGTTCTAACCAAAAACGTTGAGCCGCACGGATATCTGTGCGGCTCAACGTTTCGATTACGTTCTGAGATCGATCTATTGATATCGACTATTTCTGGGCTTCTTGCGCGACTTCCGTGGTGGCGTGACTCATGATTTCTACTTGTTCTTCAGGCTTTGGTTGAAACATTGGTAAATCAACTGCTCCAATCGACTCCAGTTTCGGACTAGCTGTCTCTAGCGCTTTTGGCTCCGAATTGACGCCATCATCATGATTGATCTGCAGGGTAATGAACGGTGAGGCCGTCGAATTCTCCCATGCATCTAAGCGATTGCCTTCGGCATTGAACTGTGCAATATCTAACTCAATTGCCGCATCATCCGGTAACTCATCCAAGTTGAAGGAGACGGGGGCATCTGGTGTTTCCTCGCTGGGCTGCCAATCAAAATTAGTGACAACATCTTCAGTTGGCAACGTTTCAGAATCGCTCATGAACGAGTTCAACCAGGCTTTTTCACTGTTTGCATTGCTTTCTTCTGCCTCAGTCGTGGGCGCCGACCACGGTTGAACGGGGCTGGGTTTCGGCATGTTAACTTGCTTGGCCCCGAGCTGATGCGGGGTTGTTTCGGATAATAAAGCCGGTGTCGCTGATGTCACAGCGGGAACTTCTAAGCTCTTTTCAAGTGCGGCTTTATACTGCAAGGTATAGCGTTGTTGGCGTTGTAGTCTTGCTTGGAGGTCACGAATCTGATGTTCTTGCTGCAAAACCTGCTGTGATTGGTCGATGTTCTGCTGATGTACACCAGCACATTCGCGCTCTAGCTGGGCGACGCGTTCTTGGCTATTGCGCAGTTGGGTATTGATTGTTTCCATCACAACCTGTTGGCGCTGGGCAGTTTGATGGGATAACTCAAGTTGAGCAAATAGGTGTGTGACTTTCTTTTGCGTGTCGGTTAATTCTTCAACATATTTTGCGATCGTCTGCTCTTGCGTCTGGGCCTGCTCTTGTAGTCGCTCATCACCGGCGAGGGCCAAGGACTCCCACCGAGCAACTTCCTGGCAGAGATTTGTCTGGGCGGTTGCCAGGGTTGTCTCAAGATAACTAACGCGATCGCGCAATGTCTGATTTTGTTGTTCTAGGGATGTGACAATGTCGATGGATTCACTTTCGGGCAAGGTCTCGATCGGAATCACTGCGTCAGGAAAACTCACGGTTTCCCACTCATCCGTTGGGAGATCGATATCCTCAACTGGG
This window of the Romeriopsis navalis LEGE 11480 genome carries:
- the recQ gene encoding DNA helicase RecQ, with translation MRYRHLAAPVQGFTGFATHHRVTCHMTPSFPLQVENDFGLLKKSLKHYFGYDSFRPGQEEIIQATLQNQDVLVLMPTGGGKSLCFQLPALLKPGLTIVVSPLIALMQDQVQLLQDNGIAATFLNSSLSGAQARERTQDVVSGKIKLLYMAPERLLSDESLFSFLPQVKESVGISAFAVDEAHCVSEWGHDFRPEYRQLSHLRQQYPDVPVIALTATATERVREDIMRQLQLKEPFVHIGSFNRPNLYYEVRPKNRNSYREIVEQIRESQGSGIIYCLSRKKVEETASKLQLDGIRAVPYHAGMSTEDRAENQSRFIRDDVQVIVATVAFGMGINKPDVRFVIHHDLPRNIEGYYQESGRAGRDSEAAICTLYYSAGDIKTIEFLIGTKVDPTTGAPLEEEQRIANQQLRRVINYAEATECRRIIQLGYFGESFPGNCDGCDNCRYPKPVENWTVEAQKFLSCIGRFAQRDQSYGAGYTIDVLRGSKEKRILLNHHDKLTTYGIGKDHSKDEWRNLARSLLHQGFLEETTDGYPVLKLNDLSWEVLRGQRQVMIAIAPTRRDVSKATLQTDNPEADALFQQLQQLRKRLADDQSVPPYVVFSNATLRAMSRSQPQNREQFAQVSGVGSRKLAQYGDTFIAEIIEFREDNGLPIGGDAATVREIVDIKLPDMTPNVGNTHLETLRLQQQGMKPADIAETRDLRFGTVLGHLADLLETGYQVDLDQLVSPERQQAIITAIGVVGDLSLSSIREKLGDTYGYDEIRLVRAWWRYHHKPKES
- a CDS encoding NAD(P)/FAD-dependent oxidoreductase, with translation MQVLVVGCGIVGATIAYELSQVPGLDITVVDRQAAPAANNQTTYQSGTGAALGLLMASISKKTKGRNLRMRFAGVDWYDRVIPEITARTGLHIPINRQGLLMLQFEDDRLEGWEKLIPIRQTQNRRLEIWDCAKLQQQAPHLSLNKVVAGIYSPDDRQIHPAILTQGIVKAAQQHGVDFQFSVEVTGVTQTSGQVTQVMTNQGPIDCEQLVIAAGLGAFPLTQSLNEPIELRPVLGQAVQLQLPQQLGIPEFQPVFTGRDIHIVPLGQVDGHWEYWVGATVEFPSDDDIAAAQAPTADPEMFATVMQGAFDLCPELDPAETIRHWSGIRPRPQGRPAPVIERLPGYDNVIIAAGHYRNGVLLAPATAIGVSTILRNGTLPETWI
- the psbQ gene encoding photosystem II protein PsbQ; this encodes MSKYRSIVALAMAFVMTLFVAFASPAEARTKAKKAPSYTAEQIESIQSYVTDIDMMRGRLTELGDLIDQEDWIFARNFIHGPLGELRFKMLGIARELSPDASKEARSQISDVFNQLNLIDRAAADKNGQAARKAFNTMNAGIEGFLDFVAPRQ
- a CDS encoding alpha/beta fold hydrolase; the protein is MAIKRDIIKAGEYEWFYREANPQGHSDRLPIVFLHGLIAPSYSWREVMPGMAEVGFRSIAPDWIGTGNSQIPERLDFPYTAEALTQELGQFLDALELDQFSLVVQGYSGAFGLKYALEHKDRIERLAILNAPISGQDKLPFKISQLGIPLIGDALVQDFRLPDKILEGGGGYRVEDKDMNVYRNPWLDSSDGGRALHAMIRNLKLPQLGADIEQGLKTWRKPLLLAWGDRDPWLPVAKAQATAKAFPGAEFIALEEVGHYPQEDWHEKVIEALSVFLRRSV
- a CDS encoding ROK family protein, which translates into the protein MTQVLGLDIGGTALKLGRFDLAGNCLQTLTIDTPQPSYPEPVFAALRQAIPQLDPEQAAAAIGVGMPGPADTTGRIARIAINMEGWADVPLADWLETAFGLPTIIENDANCAGLGEHWLGAGRQFPNMILLTLGTGVGGAIFINDALYRGRSGAAGELGLITLRPEGTACRSGNRGSLEQHLSIGSIQKRTGKSPKALAALAHAGDSDALEFWHTYGEDLGTGLSSLIYVLTPDAIVIGGGISEGSEFFFPSTLATIQTRVMPTSCDHVKLLKAQLGNQAGMVGASKLAGQLLARSAAKQA